TCTGTAGCGCCTGTGTTGTGAGTGTGTAACTCCTCGGCTACACGTAAAATAGTCGCCTCTTTAGACTGCTTGTTTATCTCAACAAGCGCAAGCTTTACACTGCTTCTTCCAAGATCAAGAACATATAAATTCTCATACTTTTTTGAGAACAAGTATTTAAAAAATTTCGGCTTTCGCAAAAGCTTTTTCATTACTATAAGTATAGCATGAATAATATTTGCGCTTCACGTGGATAACTACCTTAAATAATTTTAAAATGTACATCTTTTCTGCTATAGCAGAAAAGATGTACATAAACAAAAACTCAGGAAATTATTCCTGAGTTTACGCCAAATAGAGAAATTCTCACTCCTTTACCTTCATCTTTAATCATTCAAAAGAGTTGCCCTATACAAAAGTTCGTCCAATACTCCAATTACAACATTGTGGTCTGACCAACCCTCTGAAGTTGGATATGCCGCATGTATTCCCATATAAATTATACCCAGAGCTTCTTCTTCTGAAACAGCTTCCACAAGGCACACATTATGGAGTATTTTCTTTGTAAGTGCTATTTTGTCTTCAGCAGAATCTACATCCGTGTGTTCTTGAATAACCACGAAAGATCCGATATAACGAGTTTTAGACATCTTTTCTCCTTCCAGTGAACTAAAACAAAAATACCACAAATTAATGTGGTGGTCAATAAATTTAAACCAACGCGGAGCCAATTTTTCTTTTAAGTAGCTCTCGGAAGCGGAAAAGCTTGGTTCCCGTCAGGGATTTTGCGCTGAGAGGCAGCGGCGGATTTTCGCTGGAAAAATCCGACCGCGGTACTTAAAAGAAAAGATTGGCGGAGCGTACACTCTACTCTAAAACCGCCTTAATTCGTCTTTTCCCGGCAGAGATACTCTCTTCTTTTTTTATCTTAAAATGTCCGAGTTCAGATGTGTTCTTTACATGCGGGCCACCACAGTATTCAAACGAGTACATCTCGCTTCGCTCTGCTGTGGCAGGGTCGGCTCCTATGCCATAAACTCGCACAGTATCGCCATATGTATCTTCAAAAAGCCCTATCGCCCCCATTTCTTTTGCTTTTTCTTTCGAAATATCACTGTAATAAACAGGAAGCGCCTCTTTTACTTTTTGGTTCACAATGTCTTCGGTTTCCTTTATCTCGTCAGGAGTCATTTTCTCCCCGTGCGAAAAATCAAACCGTAACCGCTCAGGAGTTATATTGCTTCCTGTTTGGAACACATGGCTTCCCAGCACATCACGCAGCGCCTGGTGCAAAAGATGAGTTGCGGTGTGATATTTTACAGACATCTCAGAGTGGTCAGCAAGACCCCCTTTGAACTTTTGCTCAGCTCCCGCGCGTGAAAGCGCTTTGTGTTTTTCCATCTCTTTTTCAAAACCTTCTCTGTCAACATTCACACTCTTTTCTTCCGCCAATTCAAGTGTAAGGTCAAATGGAAAGCCATAAGTAGAAAACAAAATAAACGCCTCTTCTCCTGATATCTCTTTTTTCTCTGCAAGTTTCTCAAACTCTTTTAGTCCTTTAGTTAATGTCCTCCTGAATTTTTCTTCCTCTTTTTTTATGGCATCCTCTATTTCTTTTTGTTTTTCAGCAAGCTTAGGATAGGCCTCTTTATAATTTTCTACAACAGCAGGTACAAGCTTGTGCAAAGTGTTTTCTGTAATTCCCAAAAGGTCCATATGGCGTACACTTCTTCGCAAAAGACGGCGTGTTATGTAACCCGAGTCTGTGTTGCTTGGGCTGGCGCCGTCGGCTATTACAAAAACGGCGGCGCGCAAATGGTCGGCAACCACCCTGAAAGAATGCTGAAACTCCGCATTTGAATATGTCTTCCCCGATGCTTCCTCAAGGTTTTTTATTATCTTTTTAAAAACATCTATTTCAAACACATCGCCGTTATTATTAGAGGCCGCAGTTATCCTCTCAAGCCCTCCGCCAAAATCAACATTTTTTTGGGGAAGATTTTCAAAAGTACCACCTTCTGTTTTTATGTACTCCATAAAAACAGAGTTTCCTATTTCCAAAAACCTGCCACAGTCACAGTTGGGGTGGCAAACCTCGCCAAAAGCCGAATCGTGCTCCGTTCTAAAATCATAAAAAATTTCCGAATCAGGACCTCCGGGTTCTCCCGCGGGCATATTTTGGGGCATTCCCGCGCGGCTCCACCAATTCTTTTTCGCGTCGTAATAAAATATTCTGCCACCCTGCATGCCAAGCTCTCCCGCGTTTTCAACATCTTTTGCTTCTATCCCTTTTTCTTCAAATATTTTTTTCCAGATTTCAACAGATTCTGTATCACGAGGTATATTATTTGCCTCGTCTCCCGCAAAAACGGTTACGTAAATATTATTTGAATCAAGCCCTACAACATCTGTCAAAAATTCAAAAAACCATGGAATCTGTTCCTTTTTAAAGTAAACGCCCAAAGACCAATTCCCGAGCATTTCAAAAAAAGTCGTATGGCGGTTATCACCTACCTCCTCTATGTCCTCTGCGCGAAAACTTTTTTGAGAGTCCACAAGCTTGTTACCATCAGGATGTTTTTCTCCAAGCAGATAGGGTAAAAGGGGCTGCATGCCCGAACCTGTGAAAAGGGTTGTCGGATCGTTCTCAGGTAAAAGCGAAGCTGAGGGTATGACAGAATGCCCTCTTTCTTCAAAGAATTTTAAATATTTTTGGCGTATCTCATTGGAAGTCATAACTTCCCTATTATAGCAAAATTATTGTTTATCGCAACTTACAGTCCCCTTCTCTCGTGGTGGTCGCCGTAGCGAAGTTCACGCTCCAAATCCTGAAGCTCCCTGCTTCTTCTTTTTTTAGATACCTCCTTAACGCGTATATCGTTCTCTAATCTTCTTATCTCAACCTGTCTCTTTCGCAAATCGCGACTGGCTTCATTTATGGTCTGTTCAAGCTTTTCCTCTTCTTTTTTCGCTTCCAATAGCTTTTTATTTAATTCTTCAAGCTCACCCTCCTCTTTTTCAAGCATCATTCTAAAATGCTTAATATCGCGGGGGGATATGTCTCCTTGCATTATCATATGCTCTTATTATACATCATTATGGGACAAAATAAAAAAACAGCCCCTTAAATATTGGGCTGTTATAAAAAATTGGGGTGGTAATTAGTCTTGTTCTTCAACAAGCTCTATTCTTACCTTTGTATGGGGTGATTCTTTGTCGTAAATAAATTCCTTTTTTAAAACCCTGTATTTCTTGCCTTCTTTCAACTGTCCGGGTCCGTTTTTTGTGCCATCAGCTACCACATCAATGAAAAATACTTTTTCTTCCACAGAGCCATCTCCTTTTTTGTCCGGCATATATGATATTCTTTGAGAAAACTCCGCTAAACGCAATGTATTCTTGCGCAATCGCTTGCGTTCTTCATCTGTTAGAGCCATACGAAACCTCCTCTTAAGTACTGAGTATACTCTACCAAAATTTTAAAAAATGTCAAAAATTTAAACCCGATTTTTATTCTATTGTACAACCTTCGTCAAAACCTTGCCTATTCTCTCCGCCATTATTTTATTTCCGGCGTCATTTGGGTGTATAGAGTCGTGCATAAGGTCGCGATTCTTTAAAATATTCTTTAAAATATTCGGAACAAAAGCGCTTCTGGTTTCTTTGGCAAGTTCTTCGTATTCGTCGTCATAAGGATCAAGTAATTTTCCCGGAATACCCACAAGCACAACTACCGCCCCTTCGGCCT
The Candidatus Spechtbacterales bacterium genome window above contains:
- a CDS encoding alanine--tRNA ligase: MTSNEIRQKYLKFFEERGHSVIPSASLLPENDPTTLFTGSGMQPLLPYLLGEKHPDGNKLVDSQKSFRAEDIEEVGDNRHTTFFEMLGNWSLGVYFKKEQIPWFFEFLTDVVGLDSNNIYVTVFAGDEANNIPRDTESVEIWKKIFEEKGIEAKDVENAGELGMQGGRIFYYDAKKNWWSRAGMPQNMPAGEPGGPDSEIFYDFRTEHDSAFGEVCHPNCDCGRFLEIGNSVFMEYIKTEGGTFENLPQKNVDFGGGLERITAASNNNGDVFEIDVFKKIIKNLEEASGKTYSNAEFQHSFRVVADHLRAAVFVIADGASPSNTDSGYITRRLLRRSVRHMDLLGITENTLHKLVPAVVENYKEAYPKLAEKQKEIEDAIKKEEEKFRRTLTKGLKEFEKLAEKKEISGEEAFILFSTYGFPFDLTLELAEEKSVNVDREGFEKEMEKHKALSRAGAEQKFKGGLADHSEMSVKYHTATHLLHQALRDVLGSHVFQTGSNITPERLRFDFSHGEKMTPDEIKETEDIVNQKVKEALPVYYSDISKEKAKEMGAIGLFEDTYGDTVRVYGIGADPATAERSEMYSFEYCGGPHVKNTSELGHFKIKKEESISAGKRRIKAVLE